One Megasphaera vaginalis (ex Bordigoni et al. 2020) genomic region harbors:
- a CDS encoding ABC transporter ATP-binding protein yields the protein MKEFYKKRFALTDKGAKNLTKATLSSFLVYCITMLPAILLMIFAQEVLENIDKSKGFYLAFSVLTLIAMYILLSIEYDKLYSTTYQESADLRVRTAENLSKLPLSYFSKHDISDLSQTIMADIEGIEHAMSHSIPKVGGMALFFPLISIMMLVGNVKMGLAVIIPTILSFIFIPLSKKHSVKGEKRYYDALRENSESFQENIEMQMEIKAYGLSEEMKEKLYEKMDKSEKVHLKTEIGLILTMSISSIFSFISLAVVILVGVNLIINKEISPLYLIGYLLAAMKIKDSLDASKEGMMEIFYLTPKIERLKEIQNQELQEGEDYNLKKFDIDLKDVEFSYNKDAKVLNGINFKAKQGEVTALVGASGCGKTTILKLISRLYDYDDGQILIDGKDIKEISTESLFDKVSIVFQDVVLFNQSVMENIRIGKQDASDEEVIKAAELANCTDFIEKMDKGFDTVIGENGAELSGGERQRLSIARAFLKDAPILILDEITASLDVDNEKKIQESLSNLIKDKTVVIISHRMKSIENADKIVVLENGRVESQGNHEELLQKSKVYKNLIVKTKMAEEFIY from the coding sequence ATGAAGGAGTTTTATAAAAAAAGATTTGCTCTTACAGATAAAGGAGCGAAGAATTTAACTAAAGCAACACTGTCCTCATTTTTGGTTTATTGTATAACCATGCTTCCTGCCATATTACTAATGATTTTTGCGCAAGAAGTTTTGGAGAATATTGACAAAAGCAAGGGATTTTATCTAGCATTCTCGGTTTTGACTTTGATAGCAATGTATATTTTGCTTTCTATCGAATACGATAAATTATATAGCACAACATATCAAGAAAGTGCAGATTTAAGGGTAAGAACAGCAGAGAATTTATCAAAACTACCTCTATCATACTTTTCTAAGCATGATATTTCCGATCTCTCACAAACAATTATGGCTGATATTGAAGGCATAGAGCATGCAATGAGCCACTCGATACCCAAAGTGGGCGGCATGGCACTATTCTTCCCGCTTATATCCATCATGATGCTAGTGGGCAATGTCAAGATGGGTTTAGCTGTAATTATTCCAACGATTCTAAGTTTTATATTTATACCTTTATCTAAAAAACATTCAGTTAAGGGAGAGAAAAGATATTATGACGCCTTAAGAGAAAACTCTGAAAGCTTTCAAGAAAATATCGAGATGCAAATGGAGATTAAAGCCTATGGCTTGTCAGAGGAAATGAAAGAAAAGCTATATGAAAAAATGGACAAAAGCGAAAAAGTCCACTTAAAGACAGAAATAGGACTTATTTTAACTATGTCTATATCTTCAATATTTAGCTTTATTTCCCTTGCTGTCGTAATACTTGTTGGGGTAAATCTAATTATTAATAAAGAGATAAGCCCTCTCTACCTTATAGGATATTTACTGGCGGCTATGAAGATAAAAGACTCTCTAGATGCATCTAAAGAGGGCATGATGGAGATATTTTATTTAACGCCAAAGATTGAAAGACTTAAAGAAATTCAAAATCAAGAATTACAAGAGGGCGAAGACTATAATTTGAAAAAATTTGATATTGATCTAAAAGATGTTGAATTTTCTTACAATAAAGACGCAAAAGTTTTAAATGGAATAAATTTTAAAGCTAAGCAAGGAGAGGTAACTGCTTTAGTGGGAGCAAGTGGATGCGGTAAAACAACTATCTTGAAACTCATATCAAGACTTTATGATTATGACGATGGACAAATCTTAATTGATGGCAAAGATATAAAAGAAATATCAACAGAATCTCTTTTTGATAAGGTCTCAATAGTTTTCCAAGATGTGGTTCTTTTTAATCAAAGCGTCATGGAAAATATTAGGATTGGAAAGCAAGATGCAAGTGACGAAGAAGTTATAAAAGCAGCAGAGCTTGCCAATTGCACAGATTTTATAGAAAAAATGGATAAAGGTTTTGATACAGTTATCGGTGAAAACGGTGCTGAGCTATCAGGCGGAGAAAGACAAAGGTTATCTATAGCCAGAGCCTTCTTAAAAGATGCACCGATATTGATATTAGACGAAATTACAGCAAGCCTTGATGTTGACAACGAGAAAAAAATTCAAGAGTCATTAAGTAATTTAATTAAAGATAAGACAGTTGTCATCATTTCACACAGAATGAAGTCCATAGAAAATGCGGATAAGATAGTAGTTCTTGAAAACGGAAGAGTAGAAAGCCAAGGTAACCATGAAGAGCTTTTACAAAAATCAAAGGTTTACAAGAATTTAATAGTAAAGACAAAAATGGCAGAAGAATTTATTTATTAG
- a CDS encoding ABC transporter substrate-binding protein produces the protein MKKWLLGTAVAMSVLALAGCGADKPATTAEATGYPIKWEEKLDGNTYQEQVTKAPQRAVSMSQATTEMLLALGLEKQMAGTAFKEEDIYEPLQAAYEKVPVLAEKWPSYEVFIAAKPDFTTGWPVPFTKRGIEASKIREAGVPIYVPDSMQKNDATLDTLFEDMLTIGKIFNASDKAEKWVAEQKKHLAAAQEKLKNLPEKRVFVFDSEDDQPFTVFEGYTTSVLKLIGAKNVMSGLGSDKTWAKASWEDVIARDPEYIIIVDYGTSIRNTDDFDAKVAALKANPALQNMTAVREGHFIRVKLSEITPGVRTVAALERLAKEIHGLK, from the coding sequence ATGAAGAAGTGGTTATTGGGAACCGCTGTTGCCATGTCGGTCCTGGCATTGGCGGGATGTGGGGCTGATAAGCCGGCCACGACGGCGGAAGCGACAGGCTATCCGATCAAATGGGAAGAAAAACTGGACGGGAACACTTACCAGGAACAGGTAACCAAGGCACCGCAACGCGCAGTATCCATGTCGCAAGCGACAACGGAAATGTTGCTCGCCTTAGGTCTGGAAAAACAGATGGCGGGTACGGCGTTCAAAGAAGAGGATATTTACGAACCGTTGCAAGCCGCGTATGAAAAAGTACCGGTATTGGCGGAAAAATGGCCGTCCTACGAAGTATTTATCGCAGCGAAACCGGACTTTACGACCGGTTGGCCGGTACCGTTCACCAAACGCGGTATCGAAGCGAGCAAGATTCGCGAAGCCGGTGTACCGATTTATGTACCGGATTCCATGCAGAAAAACGACGCGACCTTGGATACGCTGTTTGAAGATATGCTGACGATCGGCAAGATCTTCAACGCATCGGATAAAGCGGAAAAATGGGTAGCGGAACAGAAGAAACATTTAGCAGCGGCACAGGAAAAATTGAAAAACTTGCCGGAAAAACGTGTCTTTGTGTTTGACTCGGAAGATGATCAGCCTTTTACCGTATTCGAAGGCTACACCACGAGCGTACTCAAACTGATCGGCGCGAAGAACGTCATGAGCGGTCTCGGCTCGGATAAAACTTGGGCCAAGGCAAGCTGGGAAGATGTCATCGCACGGGATCCGGAATATATCATCATCGTGGACTATGGCACGAGTATCCGCAATACGGATGATTTCGACGCGAAAGTAGCGGCGTTGAAAGCAAATCCGGCGTTGCAGAATATGACGGCTGTCCGTGAAGGACATTTCATCCGCGTAAAACTTTCGGAAATCACACCGGGCGTACGCACGGTAGCGGCACTGGAACGTTTGGCGAAAGAAATTCACGGCTTGAAATAA
- a CDS encoding sensor histidine kinase has product MELPRQDPDQLLRAIRNDTATKESGKLKIFFGYAAGVGKTYAMLQAAHQAKERGIDVVAGYIEPHARPQTAALLDGLEQLPVKQVAYEGMMLREFDIDAALKRKPQLILVDEYAHTNAEGSRHTKRYQDVQELLSAGIDVYTTVNVQHIESLNDTVASITGILVRERIPDSIFDQADQVELVDIEPAELLERLASGNVYREDQAQRATVNFFTLENLTALREIALRRCADRVNLLTESARVQSRGDYHTDERILACLSSSPSNAKIIRTAARMARAFRGTFTALYVETPNTATMNDEDKKRLQYNKRLAQQLGATIETSYGDDVPYQIAEFARLSGISKIVIGRSTIARKKIFSKPTLTERLISSAPNLDIHVIPDASIGSGYQKKKKRAQVETISLRDVLKSILVLLAATLIGCGFDALGFTESNIVAVYILGVLVTAVITTNRLCGILTSVVSVLAFNFFFTTPRLTFDFNDPNYFVTFAIMFMVTLLSSSLASRLKENAKQSAHTAYRTKILFETSQLLQKEQEDKAVITVTAGQLMKLLKKDIVVYLSDGKGLATPNVFRTVNSSQESLISENEKAVADWVFRNNKHAGATTDTLSSAKCLYLAIRVNQHVYGVAGIAENGTPLDSFENSVLLSILGECALALENIKNTKDKEEAAVLAQNEQLRANLLRAISHDLRTPLTAISGSADNLLANYKKMDDALREQTFTDIYDDSMWLINLVENLLAVTRIEGGPVNLTRSIELMDEVVSEALKHINRKSKEHTIRVTSGKDFILARIDAKLIVQVIINLVDNAIKYTPVGSVIEIDTDQKEQWVTVSVSDNGPGIPDEQKPRIFDMFYSGTNKVVDSCRSLGLGLALCKSIVTAHGGTISVSDSQPNGTVFKFTLPAGEVELNE; this is encoded by the coding sequence ATGGAACTACCAAGACAAGATCCGGATCAGCTTCTTCGTGCGATCCGTAACGATACAGCCACTAAGGAAAGTGGAAAACTCAAAATCTTTTTCGGTTATGCAGCAGGTGTCGGAAAGACCTATGCCATGCTTCAGGCGGCTCACCAAGCTAAGGAGCGCGGCATTGATGTGGTTGCTGGATACATAGAACCCCATGCCCGACCTCAGACAGCGGCACTTTTGGACGGCCTGGAGCAGCTCCCGGTGAAGCAAGTTGCCTATGAGGGAATGATGCTTCGTGAATTTGATATTGACGCCGCATTAAAGAGGAAACCTCAGCTCATCCTGGTGGATGAGTATGCCCACACCAATGCAGAAGGCAGCCGCCATACAAAGCGGTATCAGGATGTCCAGGAACTGCTAAGCGCCGGCATTGACGTGTATACAACTGTGAATGTCCAGCATATTGAAAGTCTCAACGATACTGTGGCATCAATCACCGGAATATTGGTACGGGAGCGCATTCCGGATTCTATTTTCGATCAGGCAGACCAGGTGGAACTAGTGGATATTGAGCCTGCGGAGTTGCTGGAACGACTGGCAAGTGGAAATGTGTACCGGGAAGATCAGGCACAGCGGGCTACTGTTAATTTCTTCACACTTGAAAACCTGACTGCATTGCGTGAGATTGCCCTCCGTCGGTGTGCTGACCGGGTAAATCTGCTGACGGAAAGCGCCAGAGTACAGAGCCGAGGCGATTACCATACAGACGAGCGCATTCTGGCTTGTCTTTCCTCGTCGCCATCCAACGCAAAAATCATTCGGACTGCTGCCAGAATGGCAAGAGCCTTCCGAGGAACATTTACCGCCCTTTATGTGGAAACACCTAACACAGCAACGATGAACGACGAGGATAAAAAACGGTTGCAGTACAATAAACGGCTGGCACAACAACTTGGTGCTACGATTGAGACAAGTTATGGCGATGACGTGCCTTATCAAATTGCGGAATTTGCCCGTCTTTCCGGCATTTCTAAAATCGTAATTGGACGAAGTACCATTGCACGAAAAAAGATTTTCAGCAAACCCACCTTGACGGAGCGTCTGATTTCCAGTGCACCGAATTTAGATATTCATGTGATCCCAGACGCTAGCATAGGTTCCGGTTATCAGAAAAAAAAGAAAAGGGCACAGGTAGAAACAATATCCCTGCGGGATGTTCTGAAAAGTATACTCGTATTGCTAGCAGCTACATTGATTGGTTGTGGTTTTGACGCTCTTGGATTCACGGAAAGCAATATTGTCGCGGTCTACATATTGGGTGTACTTGTGACCGCCGTTATCACAACCAACCGACTGTGCGGGATTCTGACTTCGGTTGTCAGCGTGTTGGCCTTTAATTTTTTCTTTACTACTCCGAGACTGACATTTGATTTTAACGATCCGAACTATTTTGTTACCTTTGCCATTATGTTTATGGTAACGCTGCTTTCAAGTTCTCTTGCTAGCCGGCTGAAGGAAAATGCAAAGCAATCTGCCCATACAGCTTACCGCACAAAGATTCTCTTTGAAACCAGTCAGCTTTTGCAAAAAGAACAGGAGGATAAAGCGGTAATCACCGTTACGGCAGGGCAACTCATGAAGCTGTTGAAAAAAGATATCGTCGTCTACCTGTCTGATGGTAAAGGACTTGCCACCCCAAACGTTTTTCGTACTGTTAATAGTTCTCAAGAGAGTTTAATTTCTGAGAATGAGAAAGCAGTCGCCGATTGGGTCTTCCGAAATAACAAACACGCAGGAGCAACGACCGATACATTATCCAGTGCAAAGTGTCTATACCTTGCGATTCGGGTTAACCAGCATGTATATGGGGTAGCTGGTATTGCTGAGAACGGTACTCCGCTGGACTCTTTTGAAAACAGTGTGCTTCTTTCCATTCTTGGCGAGTGTGCATTGGCACTGGAAAACATCAAAAATACCAAGGACAAGGAGGAAGCGGCTGTCCTGGCACAAAATGAACAACTTCGTGCCAACCTGCTGAGGGCAATCTCCCATGATCTTCGGACACCTTTGACAGCAATTTCCGGCAGTGCAGACAATTTGCTTGCAAATTATAAAAAGATGGACGATGCACTGCGGGAGCAGACCTTTACTGATATTTATGACGATTCCATGTGGCTAATCAATCTGGTTGAAAATTTGTTGGCAGTCACACGGATTGAGGGCGGACCGGTCAATCTAACTCGGAGTATCGAACTTATGGATGAGGTTGTTTCTGAAGCACTGAAGCACATCAACAGGAAGAGTAAAGAACACACCATTCGCGTGACCAGCGGTAAAGACTTTATCCTTGCCCGCATTGATGCGAAGTTGATCGTTCAGGTGATTATCAATTTGGTTGACAACGCCATCAAATATACCCCTGTCGGTTCAGTAATTGAAATAGACACCGATCAAAAAGAGCAATGGGTCACGGTTTCCGTTTCTGACAACGGCCCTGGGATTCCTGATGAGCAAAAACCCCGTATTTTTGATATGTTTTACAGTGGTACCAATAAAGTGGTCGACAGCTGCAGAAGCCTTGGATTGGGGCTGGCCCTTTGTAAGTCCATTGTGACCGCCCACGGCGGAACGATTTCCGTATCAGACAGTCAGCCAAATGGCACTGTTTTTAAATTTACATTACCTGCAGGGGAGGTAGAACTTAATGAATAA
- a CDS encoding ABC transporter ATP-binding protein, with translation MWDITHLHYQIGQAKLLTDINLTVPTGARFGIIGPNGSGKTTLLRHMYGELPAGDAVRFDGRPIGDYPARELARKLAVLTQFATDTEGQLSVEQSVLMGRYPHTDRFLGYRRQDYDIARHHMEITGTLPLAPRELGTLSGGERQRVQIARAGTQEPNSIILDEPTNHLDVRFKVELMQLLQDFPGTIVMTLHDLELAYRYCDHVAVLVGGRLVACGAPQEIMTENLLTDVFGVPFRIVEWDGKHYPVLA, from the coding sequence ATGTGGGACATCACGCATTTACACTATCAAATCGGGCAAGCCAAACTGCTCACCGATATCAATCTCACCGTACCGACCGGCGCCCGCTTCGGTATCATCGGACCGAACGGATCGGGAAAAACGACCCTGCTGCGCCATATGTACGGCGAACTTCCCGCCGGCGACGCCGTCCGTTTTGACGGGCGACCGATCGGCGACTATCCCGCCCGCGAATTGGCCCGCAAACTCGCCGTACTCACGCAGTTTGCCACCGACACGGAAGGGCAACTCTCCGTGGAACAGTCCGTTCTGATGGGACGCTATCCGCATACGGATCGCTTCCTCGGATATCGCCGCCAAGACTACGACATCGCACGGCATCATATGGAAATCACGGGCACATTACCGCTCGCCCCGCGCGAACTCGGTACCCTGTCCGGCGGCGAACGCCAACGCGTACAAATCGCCCGTGCGGGCACGCAAGAGCCGAACTCGATCATTCTCGACGAACCGACCAACCACCTCGACGTGCGGTTCAAAGTCGAACTCATGCAACTGTTGCAGGACTTTCCGGGTACGATCGTCATGACCCTGCACGACCTCGAACTCGCCTATCGCTACTGCGACCATGTCGCGGTACTCGTCGGCGGTCGACTCGTCGCCTGCGGCGCCCCGCAGGAAATCATGACCGAGAACCTGCTGACCGATGTATTCGGTGTCCCCTTCCGCATCGTGGAATGGGACGGCAAACATTATCCCGTGCTCGCCTGA
- a CDS encoding helix-turn-helix domain-containing protein, with protein MTYYDFVKEYMNVDECKNNRKYSSAGHTFCWSKNNSTHAEGLYWFYEGDGFIIDVHDFYIREEVIQNSTYSMSDYVSIYSSYIVSANGEKFSPYQTLTANSLCTLDFDNIKDDFLFLLHENSYYLSVSIGFKRELLEKHLSSINIDPESFYSTLLQTNQIILTKSLEKVAMEILNCKMDAPAADFFLKAKANEWISIVIDTYLNRKKYKIEIDDDKALEDVARFLDDHFTMNVNQETLEKISKMSGTKLKNLFKEKYGQGITEYTQRKRMNMAETLLLNTKLPIKEIAESVGYTSHSKFSIYYKRYKGKLPSEVRNLACEHLNLKCDCCN; from the coding sequence ATGACTTATTATGATTTTGTAAAAGAATATATGAACGTAGATGAATGTAAAAACAATAGAAAATATTCAAGTGCCGGGCATACATTTTGTTGGAGCAAAAATAATTCAACTCATGCAGAAGGGCTTTATTGGTTTTATGAAGGAGATGGCTTCATTATTGATGTCCACGATTTTTATATCAGAGAAGAAGTTATTCAAAATAGTACTTATAGTATGTCAGACTATGTTTCAATCTATTCAAGCTACATCGTCAGCGCAAATGGCGAGAAATTTAGTCCTTATCAAACTTTGACTGCAAACTCTTTATGCACTCTAGATTTTGACAATATAAAAGATGACTTCCTGTTTTTATTACACGAGAATTCATATTATCTTTCTGTTTCTATAGGCTTTAAAAGAGAACTTTTGGAAAAGCACCTATCATCCATTAATATTGATCCAGAATCTTTTTATTCGACCTTACTTCAAACGAATCAAATTATACTTACAAAGTCTTTAGAAAAAGTAGCAATGGAAATATTAAATTGTAAGATGGACGCTCCTGCCGCTGATTTTTTCTTAAAAGCCAAAGCAAATGAATGGATAAGTATAGTAATAGATACCTACTTAAATAGAAAAAAATATAAAATTGAAATTGATGATGATAAAGCACTTGAAGATGTAGCAAGATTCTTAGACGATCATTTCACCATGAATGTAAATCAGGAAACCCTTGAAAAAATTTCTAAGATGAGCGGGACTAAATTAAAAAACTTGTTCAAAGAAAAATATGGTCAAGGCATTACAGAATACACCCAAAGAAAAAGAATGAATATGGCTGAGACTCTTCTCTTAAATACCAAACTTCCTATAAAGGAAATAGCTGAATCTGTCGGATACACATCTCATAGCAAATTTTCCATTTATTACAAAAGATATAAGGGAAAACTTCCTAGTGAAGTCCGTAATCTAGCTTGCGAACATCTCAATTTAAAATGCGATTGCTGTAATTAA
- a CDS encoding ABC transporter ATP-binding protein: protein MKIYKKLFAYVQDKKYLGFFAIIFSVISAVITVYGYYLIYRFLDNLIIHTDLSGAENLAIKSALILTAGAIFYFASGAFSHLLGFRLETNLRKRGIDGLENASFRFFDLNPSGKIRKIIDDNAAQTHQVIAHMIPDSSQAIITPVLVLVLGFIVSIRVGITLLALTIIGCLILGAMMGEQKFMKIYQEALSKLSAETVEYVRGMQVVKIFRANVESFKSFYKAIKDYSKYAYNYSLSCKKPYVLYQWLFFGLIAILIVPIVYFMASLGSAKVILLELIMILFLSGVLFVSFMRMMWYSLYISQGNYAVDTLEALYEDMQKDKLEHGNLNNFKNYNIEFDNVSFAYNDKAVIENLSFKLKEGKSYALVGSSGSGKSTIAKLISGFYNVNAGSIKIGGIPISEYSDEALIKAISFVFQDSKLFKKSIYDNVALANKDATRDDVMKALKLAGCDLILDKFSDRENTIIGSKGVYLSGGEKQRIAIARAILKDSKIIIMDEASASIDPDNEFELQKAFKNLMKDKTVIMIAHRLSTIKDVDEILVMDNGKIIERGSDKELMSRDTRYKRLQALFNSANEWRVLNEGVL from the coding sequence ATGAAGATTTATAAAAAGCTATTTGCTTATGTACAAGACAAAAAATATCTTGGATTTTTCGCTATAATTTTTTCTGTTATATCTGCAGTAATTACAGTATATGGATACTATTTAATTTACAGATTTTTAGACAATTTAATTATCCATACAGATTTATCTGGAGCAGAAAATTTAGCAATAAAATCTGCTCTTATATTAACAGCAGGAGCAATATTTTATTTTGCTTCAGGAGCTTTTTCCCATTTATTGGGATTTAGGCTTGAAACAAATTTAAGAAAAAGAGGAATTGATGGTTTAGAGAACGCAAGCTTTAGGTTCTTTGATTTAAATCCTTCTGGGAAAATTAGAAAGATCATAGATGATAATGCCGCACAAACACATCAGGTTATAGCTCATATGATTCCTGATAGCTCTCAGGCAATAATTACACCCGTGCTTGTGCTTGTACTTGGCTTTATAGTAAGTATAAGGGTTGGCATCACTTTACTTGCTCTTACAATAATTGGCTGCTTAATTTTAGGGGCAATGATGGGCGAGCAAAAATTTATGAAGATATACCAGGAAGCTCTATCTAAACTAAGTGCCGAGACCGTTGAATACGTTAGAGGAATGCAAGTTGTAAAAATATTTAGAGCAAATGTAGAGTCATTTAAAAGCTTTTATAAGGCGATAAAAGATTATTCAAAGTATGCTTATAATTATTCCCTATCTTGTAAAAAGCCTTATGTTTTGTATCAATGGTTATTTTTTGGTCTAATTGCAATTTTAATTGTTCCTATAGTTTATTTTATGGCTAGCTTAGGCAGCGCCAAGGTGATTTTACTTGAGCTTATCATGATTTTATTTTTATCAGGAGTTCTCTTTGTTTCATTTATGAGAATGATGTGGTACTCCTTGTACATCTCTCAAGGCAATTATGCAGTAGATACTTTAGAGGCACTATACGAGGATATGCAAAAAGACAAATTGGAGCACGGCAATCTTAATAATTTTAAAAATTATAATATAGAGTTTGATAATGTTAGCTTTGCTTATAATGATAAAGCCGTCATTGAAAACTTATCCTTTAAATTGAAAGAAGGAAAGTCCTATGCACTGGTCGGTTCCTCCGGATCAGGTAAATCAACAATAGCAAAACTTATATCAGGTTTTTACAATGTCAATGCAGGAAGTATAAAGATAGGCGGCATTCCGATAAGTGAATATTCCGACGAGGCATTAATCAAAGCTATTTCATTTGTTTTTCAAGATTCAAAGTTGTTTAAGAAGAGCATTTATGACAATGTAGCTTTGGCCAATAAAGATGCAACAAGAGATGATGTTATGAAAGCCTTAAAATTAGCAGGATGCGATTTGATATTGGACAAATTCTCGGATAGAGAAAATACAATCATAGGCTCAAAAGGAGTTTATTTATCCGGGGGAGAAAAACAAAGAATTGCAATTGCAAGAGCAATTTTGAAGGATTCCAAAATTATTATTATGGATGAAGCATCAGCATCTATTGACCCAGATAACGAGTTTGAACTACAAAAAGCTTTCAAGAACCTTATGAAGGATAAAACAGTTATCATGATTGCTCATAGACTTTCTACAATTAAAGATGTAGATGAAATTCTTGTAATGGATAATGGAAAAATTATAGAAAGAGGTTCTGACAAAGAATTAATGTCAAGAGATACAAGGTATAAGAGACTGCAAGCGCTCTTTAACAGTGCGAATGAATGGAGAGTTTTAAATGAAGGAGTTTTATAA
- a CDS encoding response regulator transcription factor encodes MNKPLILVVEDDPSVRNLITTTLKTNDYRYVVAANGSAAIIAATSHNPEIILLDLGLPDMDGVQVIQTIRSWSNVPIIVISARSEDNDKIKALDAGADDYLTKPFSVEELLARLRVTQRRLSLMTAEMFTASSVFVNGKLKVDYAAGCAYLDKNELHLTPIEYKLLCLLSKNVGKVLTHTFITQNIWGRSWDNDVASLRVFMATLRKKLEPTEESPQYIQTHIGVGYRMMKVE; translated from the coding sequence ATGAATAAACCTTTGATATTAGTGGTTGAGGATGACCCTTCTGTACGAAATCTCATTACGACCACTTTAAAAACAAATGATTATCGTTATGTGGTGGCAGCTAATGGCTCAGCAGCAATTATAGCAGCTACATCGCACAATCCTGAAATCATCTTACTGGATTTGGGCTTACCGGATATGGATGGCGTTCAAGTCATTCAAACAATTCGCTCTTGGTCCAATGTTCCAATTATTGTAATTAGTGCCCGAAGCGAGGATAACGATAAAATCAAGGCACTGGATGCAGGAGCGGACGATTATTTGACAAAGCCCTTTTCGGTAGAAGAACTGCTGGCACGACTTCGGGTGACGCAGCGAAGACTCTCTCTGATGACGGCAGAGATGTTCACCGCCAGTTCTGTATTTGTTAATGGTAAGTTGAAAGTGGATTATGCCGCAGGATGCGCTTATCTGGATAAAAACGAACTTCACCTGACACCCATTGAATATAAGCTGTTGTGCTTGCTGTCAAAGAATGTTGGCAAGGTACTGACCCATACCTTTATCACGCAGAATATCTGGGGCCGCAGTTGGGATAACGATGTAGCTTCGCTGCGGGTATTTATGGCGACATTACGAAAAAAACTTGAGCCAACAGAGGAGTCTCCACAATATATCCAAACACATATTGGTGTGGGCTACCGTATGATGAAAGTAGAATAA
- a CDS encoding transposase has translation MSIIPSEAGNKQEISNSISRFIRDLKVGSLLNKCNCKKEKDILFMKLFTYILCNAFRDRSMYMQKKTGSFKEDFSKNVYYRFLRGSHSNWLRFTTLLSEKIVNEHLRGLTSTDRADCFVVDDSLYERIGYKHTELASKVFDHVSMKFKKGFRMMTLGWTDGCSFIPINFSLLASSKEEISCKIKCEFTNRKKYKQRIGTVKRSEHYIPIFFI, from the coding sequence ATGTCTATTATACCATCTGAAGCCGGCAACAAACAGGAAATTTCCAACTCGATTTCACGATTTATCCGTGATTTAAAAGTCGGCTCCCTCCTGAATAAATGCAACTGCAAGAAGGAAAAAGATATTCTCTTTATGAAGCTGTTCACCTACATCCTCTGCAATGCTTTCCGCGACAGGAGCATGTACATGCAGAAGAAAACGGGAAGCTTCAAAGAGGATTTTTCCAAGAATGTGTATTACCGTTTCCTTCGCGGTTCCCATTCCAACTGGCTTCGCTTCACTACACTGCTCTCTGAGAAGATCGTTAATGAACATTTGCGCGGGCTGACTTCCACGGACAGGGCTGACTGCTTTGTTGTCGATGATTCCCTCTACGAGAGGATTGGCTATAAACACACCGAACTGGCGTCCAAAGTATTCGACCATGTCAGCATGAAGTTCAAAAAAGGCTTCCGCATGATGACACTGGGCTGGACCGACGGATGCTCCTTCATTCCGATTAACTTCTCTCTTTTGGCTTCCTCGAAAGAAGAGATAAGTTGTAAAATTAAATGCGAATTTACAAATCGTAAAAAATACAAGCAAAGGATTGGAACGGTAAAAAGATCGGAACATTATATTCCGATCTTTTTTATTTAA